The Garciella nitratireducens DSM 15102 region ACAATACTAAAATGATCATTACTACGCATGCTTCTAATGTGATTGGAACTTTATTGCCGATAGAGAAAATCGGGAAAATAGCTCAAAAATATCATCTAATTTATATGGTAGATGCTGCTCAAAGTGCAGGAGTATATCAGATTGATGTGGATAAAATGAATATAGATTTATTGGCTTTTCCAGGGCATAAAGCATTATTAGGTCCACAAGGAACAGGAGGATTGTATATTAGAGAAGGATTGGATTTAGAACCATTCAGAGAGGGAGGAACTGGGAGTCAGTCAGAGTCTTTAATACAACCTCAAATTATGCCAGATCGATATGAAAGTGGAACTCTTAATACCATTGGAATTGCAGGCTTAGGGGCAGGAATAAACTTTATATTATCAGAGAAAATGGAAAAAATTCAAAAACATGAAGAAATACTAACTCAAAGAATGATTGACGGATTAATGCAAATAGAAGGAGTGAGCATTTATGGACCAAAGGATGCAAAAAAACAAGCATCGGTGGTTTCTATAAATATAGGCAAAAGAGATAGTTCAGAGATTAGTTTCCTTTTAGATCAAAAATATGATATTGCTTCTCGTTCTGGATTACATTGTGCACCTTTAGCTCATAAAACCATAGGAACCTTTGAACAAGGGACAGTTCGATTCAGCATGGGGTATTTTAATACAATAGAAGAGGTAGACCAAGTATTATATGCGATTGAAGAAATTAGTGAAAAGAATAGGTAGAAAACATTTATTAAGATAGGTTTCTTATTTAAAATAAATATATTAGAAAATTGAGAGGATATTTATAATAATTTAAAAAGGGATTCAGGAAGGTCAAAATGAATTTCCTGAATTTACTTTGTTTTAAAATGGCAGATATTATCCTAATGTATCCTCTTTTTTTACAGGTCGTTCTGCTTGCATTAATATATCACTCCTTGTTTAGCGAAAACTTCTAGTATTAATACTTCTAATATAAAATCTGCAATTTGTGTTGATGGAAAGTTTACTACTCCTAAAACTTGTTTTTCTATAAGATCATCTTTTTGGTAGCATTCCGTAATTTGTGTACTTGATTTTTTGAGACCAATTTCATTTCCAAAATCAACCCATAATTTATAAGCTGGCTTTTTTGCTTTTGGGAAAAATTCTACTCGTATGATTTATCCAACGCGAATATCCAACTTTAAAAAATTTTCAAAAGTAGCCATTATAGTCTATCTTCCTATAAAATAATATAAAAGAATCATATCATGATCATGGTACTTACTGTTTTGAAAATTTTTATTAAACAAAGTATAAAGGGCATCTATTTTATACTTTATGTTGATTCCATTAAGGGAACAAATTTCTTGAAATCTTTGCAAAAAACATATTTCCCGGGGAATATTTACAAAATCTAAATAGAATAAAACTACAAATTATGATAATATAATAAATATATTGACAAATTATCATTTATTAATTACTAGAGGGAAAATAGAGGGTGAAAAAGAAAAATGAATAAGGGCTTAATGTTTATTACTGAAAATCAAATGTGGATTTTAATGAGTACGGCATTATTTTGTTTATTATTATTTTTTATTTTAGTGATACAAGGATTTAAAATTCGAAAATGGAAAAAGAAATACTATAAAATGATGGGAGGAAAGGATTTTAAAACTTTAGAAGAGATGTTAACAAAATATAACCATCAAGTAAGTAATATTTTAGAAAATGTGGAGGAAATTTTAGATAGGCAAAAAAGAGTGGATGAAAAGTTGGATTGTACAGTGCAGAAAGTAGGGATGGTTCGATATAATGCTTTTCATGATATGGGAAGTGATTTAAGTTATTCTATAGCGTTATTGGATGGAAGAGATGATGGGGTTGTGATTAGTGCTATTCATGGAAGAGATTTTTGTAATACATATGCAAAGCCTGTTATAAAAGGAGAATCTACTTATAAACTTACTGCAGAAGAAATATTAGCTATGGATCGAGCTAAAAAACAAACGGTATATATATAAGGGAAATTAAGCAAAATCTATTTATTATTTTCTTTTTTAATGAAATAGTAAAAAGTTTCTAAGATTTTATCTTTACAAGAAGAAGAATCTTTAGGAACTTTTTATTTTTAAAATTTTTTGATAAAAATCAAACTTTTAATAATTTTAGGACAGAAGAAGTAAATAAATTTTTGAAAATCTTTTTTTAAAAATTTAAAAGTTTGAGAAAATTTAATCAAATGAATTTTAAAAAGGAATAGAAAAATATTTTATTTGAAAAGAATTATTTTTTGAATTTCTTAAAATAGGCAAAAATAGGTTTTAAAAACAAGAAAGATATTGATAATTTATTATTTAACAACTTTGTAGAAATCTACAAAAATAGTAATTAAATTTTAAAATTCTCACTGAAGATTAGAATAATAAAGGAAGATATAATAAAAATAACCCAAATGAAAACGAATACAAAATTAAACTTTTTATTGGGGAAGATTTCTGATAATCTAATTTTTAATCAATAATAAAGGAGAGATGCAAAATGATTATAGGGGTACCAAAGGAAATTAAGAATAATGAAAATCGTATAGCGATTACCCCAGCAGGTGTTTCTAATTTAATACATGCAGGGCAAAAAGTTATCATTGAAGCAGGAGCAGGAGTAAATAGTGGTTTTACTGATGAAGAGTATCAAAAGGAAGGTGCCACTATATTTCCTACAGCCAAAGAAATATGGGAAAAGGCTGACATGATTATGAAAGTAAAAGAACCTTTAGAATCAGAATTTAAATATTTTCGTAAAGACCTTATTATTTTTACCTATCTTCATTTAGCTGCTGCACCTAAATTAACGAAAGCTTTAGTAGAAAAAGGGGTAACCGGGATTGCTTATGAAACGATCGAAGTAAATGGGAAATTACCATTACTTGTTCCTATGAGTGAAGTGGCGGGGCGTATGGCTGTACAAATAGGAGTTCAATATTTACAAAAACTTTTCGGTGGAAAAGGGATGCTATTAGGAGGAGTTCCTGGTGTAAAAAGGGGTACAGTAACTATTATTGGTGGTGGTACTGTAGGGGAAAGTGCAGCAAGAATTGCAGTGGGTCTAGGTGCTAAAGTAAATATTCTTGATTTAAATCCATTTCGATTGCGGGAATTAGAAGAAATTTTTGGAAGAGATGTACAAACTTTAATGTCTAATACTTTTAATATTGCTCAAACAGTTAAGGAATCTGATATTGTAGTAGGATCTGTATTAATTCCTGGTCGTAAAGCTCCTAAATTAGTTTCTGAGGAAATGGTGAAATCTATGAAACCCGGTTCTGTAATTGTAGATGTTGCCATTGATCAAGGAGGAAATTTTGAGACGATTAATCATCCTACCACTCATGATAATCCTATTTTTGAAAAATATGGAGTATTACATTACGCAGTAGCTAATATTCCTGGTGCTGTTCCTCAAACATCTACTATTGCGTTAACGAATGATACGGTTCCTTATGCTATTGAAATAGCTACAAAAGGGGTTCAAAAAGCTGTTCAAGAAAGTACTGCAATTAAATCAGGAGTAAATACATTAAATGGAAAGGTAACTTATAAAGCAGTAGCAGATGATTTGGGATATAAATATATACCTGTAGATAACGCTTTTTAGTATATTTTTCAAAAGAAAAAGAGATATAATAATAATGGTTTTTATATCTCTTTTTCTTTTCAATCTACTATTATTTTTATGCTTTTTCAATTGATTTGCTTTGAGAGGTAAAAGATAGAGCAAATTAAATTTAATTTTTAACTAGAATTTTTAAAAAATGAATTGTTGGAATTTTTTGAAAGGTGGGTCTATTTTGGAAACATTATTAAAGATAAATAATATTATAAATGAGTTTATTTGGGGACCTCCTGTATTGATTTTATTGTTAGGTACTGGTCTTTTTCTAGCAATTCGAACAAAATTTATTATATATAGAAGATTTGGATTTATAGCCAAAAATACTTTTGGAAAAATTTTTGATAAAAAAGAAGCTAGTGAAGGAAGTGTTACTCCATTTCAAGCAGTATCTACGGCATTGGCTGGTACCGTTGGTACGGGAAATATCGCAGGAGTTGCTACGGCAATATCTTTAGGAGGACCAGGAGCTGTATTTTGGATGTGGCTTGCTGCAATCATTGGAATGACTACAAAATTTGCAGAAATTACTTTAGCCGTAGCGACTAGAGAAAAAAATGAAAAAGGAGAATGGGCTGGAGGGCCTATGTATTATATTAAAAACGGATTAAAAATTCCTTGGTTGAGTAAGATATTTTCGTTTTTAGGATGTTTAGCTCCAT contains the following coding sequences:
- the ald gene encoding alanine dehydrogenase; the protein is MIIGVPKEIKNNENRIAITPAGVSNLIHAGQKVIIEAGAGVNSGFTDEEYQKEGATIFPTAKEIWEKADMIMKVKEPLESEFKYFRKDLIIFTYLHLAAAPKLTKALVEKGVTGIAYETIEVNGKLPLLVPMSEVAGRMAVQIGVQYLQKLFGGKGMLLGGVPGVKRGTVTIIGGGTVGESAARIAVGLGAKVNILDLNPFRLRELEEIFGRDVQTLMSNTFNIAQTVKESDIVVGSVLIPGRKAPKLVSEEMVKSMKPGSVIVDVAIDQGGNFETINHPTTHDNPIFEKYGVLHYAVANIPGAVPQTSTIALTNDTVPYAIEIATKGVQKAVQESTAIKSGVNTLNGKVTYKAVADDLGYKYIPVDNAF
- a CDS encoding DUF4446 family protein; the protein is MNKGLMFITENQMWILMSTALFCLLLFFILVIQGFKIRKWKKKYYKMMGGKDFKTLEEMLTKYNHQVSNILENVEEILDRQKRVDEKLDCTVQKVGMVRYNAFHDMGSDLSYSIALLDGRDDGVVISAIHGRDFCNTYAKPVIKGESTYKLTAEEILAMDRAKKQTVYI
- a CDS encoding aminotransferase class V-fold PLP-dependent enzyme; amino-acid sequence: MIYFDNAATTFPKPKAVYATMEKVMRNCANPGRSGHKMALESGRMIYKTRELLAKLFRIQNPMQIIFTYNATDSLNLAIKGVVKKGDHVITTSMEHNSVLRPLQSLKEKGMIQVSIIKADREGHISIQDIEKNIQNNTKMIITTHASNVIGTLLPIEKIGKIAQKYHLIYMVDAAQSAGVYQIDVDKMNIDLLAFPGHKALLGPQGTGGLYIREGLDLEPFREGGTGSQSESLIQPQIMPDRYESGTLNTIGIAGLGAGINFILSEKMEKIQKHEEILTQRMIDGLMQIEGVSIYGPKDAKKQASVVSINIGKRDSSEISFLLDQKYDIASRSGLHCAPLAHKTIGTFEQGTVRFSMGYFNTIEEVDQVLYAIEEISEKNR